One genomic segment of Desulfocapsa sulfexigens DSM 10523 includes these proteins:
- a CDS encoding dual CXXC motif small (seleno)protein: MRCRKCSEKLEVLRQCRRIRLRCTGCKHEYRIHEVASDLDPETEKILERYTVLIYD, encoded by the coding sequence ATGAGATGCCGGAAATGCTCAGAAAAGCTGGAAGTACTTCGTCAATGTCGCCGTATTCGTTTACGTTGCACTGGCTGCAAACATGAGTACCGTATTCACGAGGTAGCCAGTGACCTGGATCCTGAAACAGAAAAAATCCTGGAACGTTACACTGTTCTTATCTACGATTAA
- the pyrE gene encoding orotate phosphoribosyltransferase, whose product MDNRQRLKEILLEKSYRKGEFTLTSGKTSDFYIDVKQTSLSAEGSYLCGKLILELMLKNDKPIQAVGGMTLGADPLVSAVSVVSHLEGHPVPAFIVRKEAKGHGTGNYIEGLSNMPDGCTVTLLEDVVTTGGTLVQVIKRVEDAGFTVGQVITVVERQEGGVDVLADAGYKLEALFTREQLLS is encoded by the coding sequence ATGGACAACAGACAACGACTAAAAGAAATCCTTCTTGAGAAATCATACAGAAAGGGCGAATTCACTCTCACATCCGGTAAAACATCTGATTTTTATATCGATGTCAAACAAACATCTCTCTCAGCTGAAGGAAGCTATCTCTGCGGCAAACTCATTTTGGAGCTTATGCTGAAAAACGACAAGCCCATTCAGGCAGTTGGAGGAATGACACTGGGTGCTGACCCTCTTGTCTCTGCAGTATCCGTTGTCAGCCACCTTGAAGGCCATCCGGTACCAGCTTTTATCGTTCGCAAGGAAGCAAAAGGCCATGGCACCGGAAACTATATCGAAGGACTCAGTAACATGCCTGATGGATGCACAGTGACCCTGCTTGAAGATGTGGTCACCACAGGTGGTACCCTGGTTCAGGTAATAAAACGAGTTGAAGATGCAGGGTTTACCGTGGGACAGGTTATTACGGTTGTTGAACGTCAGGAAGGCGGTGTGGACGTTCTTGCCGATGCCGGATACAAACTTGAGGCACTCTTTACCCGCGAACAACTCCTGAGTTGA
- a CDS encoding sigma-54-dependent transcriptional regulator: MAKQVTILVVDDEQVHRYMLCSMFKEWGWKCVEADDGKTAVDAVQKFSYDAVLMDVRMARMDGMEAFAKIHATHPALPVIIMTAYSSVDAAVEAIKHGAYDYMTKPLDFDRLRLTLERAVDKKQVEERKQVAQKSIPEENSSSILGSSLLMRELLEMISYVAPTEATVLINGESGTGKELVAAELHNNSERRDKPFVKVNCAALAESLLESELFGHEKGAFTGADKQREGKFVQADGGTLFLDEIGETSQAMQVKMLRVLQEHELQRVGGEETIRTDARIIAATNRDLEQEVHNGNFREDLYYRLNVVTVTVPPLRKRRDDIPTLVEHFVRKFAEKNRREVAGVTSECMELLCSYSWPGNVRELENAIERGVILMRGEYLTEKSLPVPIQKQVRERRSEREVGQDSSLQAQEKVLILRTLEETDGNKSEAARRLGVTRKTLQNKLHKYSE, translated from the coding sequence TTGGCAAAACAGGTAACCATTCTGGTGGTCGATGACGAGCAGGTGCATCGCTACATGCTCTGTTCCATGTTTAAAGAGTGGGGCTGGAAGTGTGTGGAGGCAGATGATGGTAAAACTGCGGTTGATGCCGTTCAGAAGTTTTCCTATGACGCAGTTCTTATGGATGTGCGCATGGCCAGAATGGATGGCATGGAGGCCTTTGCTAAAATCCACGCCACTCATCCGGCTCTGCCCGTTATTATCATGACGGCGTATTCTTCTGTGGATGCGGCGGTCGAAGCCATAAAGCATGGAGCCTATGATTATATGACCAAACCCCTTGATTTTGATCGTCTCCGGCTGACCCTTGAGCGGGCAGTGGATAAGAAACAGGTCGAAGAGCGAAAACAGGTGGCGCAGAAGAGCATTCCTGAGGAAAATTCCTCCTCTATTCTCGGGAGTTCTCTCTTAATGCGGGAACTTCTCGAAATGATCTCCTATGTGGCCCCCACAGAAGCGACTGTCCTTATCAATGGTGAGTCTGGTACCGGAAAGGAGCTGGTGGCAGCTGAGTTGCATAATAACAGTGAGAGGCGTGATAAACCTTTTGTAAAGGTGAATTGTGCCGCTCTTGCTGAGAGTTTGCTTGAGTCAGAACTTTTTGGTCATGAAAAAGGAGCATTTACCGGGGCCGATAAACAGCGTGAAGGGAAGTTTGTCCAGGCGGATGGTGGAACCCTTTTTCTTGACGAGATTGGCGAAACTTCCCAGGCCATGCAGGTGAAGATGTTGCGTGTGTTGCAGGAGCATGAATTGCAGCGGGTTGGTGGTGAAGAGACGATTCGTACCGATGCCAGGATTATTGCTGCCACCAATCGGGACCTTGAACAGGAGGTTCATAATGGGAATTTCCGTGAAGACCTTTATTACAGATTAAACGTGGTGACAGTGACTGTTCCACCGCTTCGCAAACGAAGAGATGATATCCCCACGCTGGTCGAACATTTTGTCCGTAAATTTGCAGAAAAGAACAGGCGTGAGGTTGCAGGAGTCACCTCGGAGTGCATGGAACTGCTGTGCAGCTATTCCTGGCCCGGAAATGTGCGGGAGCTTGAAAACGCAATTGAGCGCGGGGTTATTCTAATGCGTGGTGAATACCTTACTGAAAAAAGTCTCCCCGTACCAATTCAGAAACAGGTGCGGGAGAGGAGGAGTGAGAGAGAAGTTGGACAGGACTCATCTCTTCAGGCACAGGAAAAGGTTTTGATCTTAAGAACCCTTGAAGAGACCGACGGCAATAAAAGTGAAGCCGCAAGGAGGCTTGGAGTTACCCGTAAGACTCTACAGAATAAGTTACATAAGTATTCTGAATGA
- a CDS encoding PilZ domain-containing protein, whose translation MLSDQQYGMKVQKSFVKTNDTASIRCPECALVKNIAVGKFRSNRHTLKTRCSCGNTFLVALDFRKHYRKPTNIMGMYSLIGSSSRGGGQMQVNNISRSGLAFSISGHHSIKIGQQALLNFKLDDKKQTELTKKVIVKNIRDNNIGCEFLNQSQIGKDLGFYLQP comes from the coding sequence ATGTTGAGTGACCAGCAATATGGTATGAAGGTTCAGAAATCATTTGTAAAAACGAATGATACCGCCTCCATCCGCTGCCCTGAATGCGCTCTTGTGAAAAACATTGCCGTAGGTAAGTTTCGCAGTAACAGACACACCCTTAAAACCCGGTGTAGCTGTGGAAACACTTTTCTGGTGGCCCTTGATTTCAGGAAACATTACCGAAAACCTACAAACATAATGGGTATGTACTCTCTCATAGGCTCTTCTTCCCGTGGTGGCGGCCAGATGCAGGTTAATAACATCTCCCGCAGCGGCCTTGCATTTTCCATCTCGGGACACCACTCCATAAAGATTGGTCAGCAAGCGCTCCTTAATTTCAAACTGGACGACAAGAAACAGACCGAACTTACAAAAAAAGTAATCGTTAAAAATATCCGGGACAATAATATCGGATGTGAATTCCTGAATCAGAGCCAGATTGGTAAAGACCTGGGGTTTTATCTTCAGCCCTAA
- the glmS gene encoding glutamine--fructose-6-phosphate transaminase (isomerizing), whose amino-acid sequence MCGIVGYVGRRRVVPVVLEGLKRLEYRGYDSAGIVYLHDGRLIKYRSEGKLQNLENIMGEAIGAPSNIGLGHTRWATHGAPTTENAHPHSDCTGNLVVVHNGIIENYHSLRKELLEKGHTFSSATDTEVLAHLIEEYLDTDLRAAVTKALGRVEGSYGIGVLWTGMPDTLIAARNHSPLVIGVHEEEGGFMASDVPPLLPYTNRVIFLDDKELVVLKADSHTVYSLVSGEEVEKEVNTISWNSAMAEKGGYKHFMLKEIYEQPQAIIDTVSGRINPETGSIELAEMNLSDEDLAGIDRIFLVACGTSWHAALVAKYWIERWAGIPVEVDIASEFRYRKLIINERVLTVAISQSGETADTLAGIRLARKLGSKIVIICNVVGSTMTRIADGTVYTHAGPEIGVASTKAFTSQLAALFLFTLFLAEKRGTMAVEKRLELGRDLIHLAAVIGKLLPVLQGEIQELIENYYDSRDFLFVGRGLNFPIALEGALKLKEISYIHAEGYASGELKHGPIALIDKDMPILGLVPKDAVYQKSISNVEEIKARQGRLILIGTEGDEHLKSITDDVLYLPEVNEELNPILYTIPAQLLAYEIASRRGCDVDQPRNLAKSVTVE is encoded by the coding sequence ATGTGCGGAATTGTAGGGTATGTGGGAAGAAGACGTGTGGTTCCGGTTGTACTGGAGGGATTAAAACGTCTGGAGTACAGAGGGTATGATTCTGCTGGCATTGTTTATCTGCATGATGGAAGGCTGATAAAATACCGCAGTGAGGGGAAACTCCAGAATCTTGAGAACATTATGGGAGAAGCTATTGGTGCACCCTCTAATATCGGTCTTGGTCACACTCGCTGGGCAACTCATGGTGCTCCCACGACGGAAAATGCCCATCCGCACAGTGACTGCACCGGAAATCTTGTCGTTGTTCATAATGGGATTATTGAAAACTATCATTCGCTTCGAAAGGAACTGTTGGAAAAAGGACACACATTTTCCTCGGCGACCGATACTGAAGTTCTGGCGCACCTCATAGAAGAGTATCTTGATACCGATCTGCGAGCTGCAGTGACCAAAGCTCTTGGCAGGGTGGAAGGTTCCTACGGGATCGGTGTTCTCTGGACAGGGATGCCCGACACTCTGATCGCCGCCAGAAACCACAGTCCATTGGTTATTGGCGTCCATGAGGAAGAGGGTGGTTTTATGGCCTCCGATGTTCCGCCGCTGCTTCCCTATACCAACAGGGTTATCTTTCTTGATGACAAGGAGCTTGTCGTTTTAAAAGCTGATAGTCATACTGTCTATTCCCTGGTTAGTGGCGAAGAGGTCGAGAAAGAGGTGAATACCATTTCCTGGAACTCCGCCATGGCGGAGAAGGGTGGGTATAAGCATTTCATGCTGAAAGAGATTTATGAACAGCCCCAGGCCATAATCGACACGGTGAGTGGCCGTATAAATCCTGAAACCGGCAGTATTGAGCTGGCGGAGATGAATCTCAGTGATGAGGATCTTGCCGGAATTGACCGTATTTTTCTGGTGGCCTGCGGTACGTCCTGGCATGCAGCGCTGGTTGCCAAATACTGGATTGAGCGTTGGGCCGGAATTCCTGTTGAAGTAGACATCGCCTCTGAATTCAGGTACCGGAAGCTTATTATCAACGAGAGGGTTCTCACCGTTGCCATCTCGCAATCCGGGGAAACAGCAGATACTCTTGCCGGGATTCGCCTTGCCAGGAAACTTGGCTCCAAAATAGTGATCATCTGCAATGTTGTTGGTTCCACTATGACCAGGATTGCAGATGGTACCGTTTATACTCATGCAGGACCTGAGATTGGAGTGGCTTCCACCAAAGCTTTTACCTCACAGCTTGCAGCACTGTTTCTCTTTACTCTCTTTCTTGCAGAAAAAAGAGGAACAATGGCAGTGGAAAAACGTCTGGAGCTGGGCAGGGATCTTATTCACCTTGCTGCCGTTATAGGAAAACTTCTTCCCGTGCTTCAGGGTGAAATACAGGAATTGATAGAAAACTATTATGACAGTCGTGATTTTCTATTTGTGGGCAGGGGGCTGAACTTTCCCATTGCTCTTGAAGGTGCGCTGAAACTGAAGGAAATTTCTTATATTCATGCTGAAGGGTATGCTTCGGGTGAGTTGAAACATGGTCCAATTGCCCTAATCGATAAGGATATGCCAATTTTGGGATTGGTGCCAAAAGATGCCGTATATCAGAAATCCATTTCTAATGTGGAAGAAATTAAGGCGAGGCAGGGCCGTCTCATACTTATAGGAACTGAAGGTGATGAGCATCTCAAAAGTATAACCGACGATGTCCTCTATCTACCTGAGGTGAATGAAGAGCTTAACCCTATACTCTATACAATTCCTGCGCAGTTGCTCGCCTATGAAATTGCCTCCCGACGCGGCTGTGATGTGGATCAGCCACGGAATCTCGCTAAAAGTGTAACCGTCGAATAA
- a CDS encoding flavodoxin family protein: MKVVAFSGSARKNGNTALLLRTALAELEAEGIETELVQLAGTEINGCIACYQCFQKKDGRCAVEKDCINDCLEKMKGADAILLGSPTYFADVSTEMKALMDRCGMVSRANDDMFKRKLGAAVVAARRAGAIHVFDTMNHFFLIGQMIVIGSNYWNIGMGREKEEVAKDEEGMNTMKVLGQNMAWALKQMAS, encoded by the coding sequence ATGAAAGTAGTCGCCTTTAGTGGAAGTGCCAGAAAGAATGGAAATACAGCATTGTTGTTACGTACTGCCTTGGCTGAACTCGAGGCCGAAGGGATAGAAACTGAGCTGGTGCAGCTTGCAGGAACTGAGATTAACGGTTGTATCGCCTGTTATCAATGCTTTCAGAAGAAGGATGGTCGCTGTGCTGTTGAAAAGGACTGTATCAACGATTGTCTTGAGAAGATGAAGGGGGCAGATGCCATTCTTCTTGGCTCTCCAACCTATTTTGCGGACGTTTCAACAGAGATGAAGGCCTTGATGGACAGGTGCGGCATGGTGAGTCGTGCCAATGATGATATGTTTAAGAGAAAGCTCGGTGCCGCCGTGGTTGCTGCAAGACGGGCCGGGGCTATACATGTTTTTGATACCATGAATCATTTTTTCCTTATCGGACAGATGATTGTGATTGGCTCAAATTACTGGAACATTGGAATGGGGCGCGAGAAAGAAGAGGTTGCCAAAGATGAAGAGGGTATGAACACCATGAAAGTGCTTGGTCAGAACATGGCATGGGCCTTAAAACAAATGGCTTCGTGA
- the hflX gene encoding GTPase HflX, which translates to MAIALVSGNTSGLKTNQLKQLERLGGKRSGRDDIIGPEMARSLCQLSFELNRQIGLLLQRSGKVEAVVVGDFKGIMIPQLSHIRSRGRLKGLRLVHTHLAREDISDEDLMDLLFLRLDMLSVIKVASDGLPERLYSVHLLPDSREGKNWAFLPPVHPANQKDSFEEFIHALEGEFTRKTSSEEVESGQDRAILVSVSNLSKIRAEESMRELSELSRSDNVVVLERVLQQRRKINPRFILGKGKLADIMIQALQLNANLLIFDQELNPSQIRSITDYTELRVIDRTQLILDIFAHRALSREGKLQVEMAQLKYMLPRLSSRDDALSRLTGGIGARGPGETKLEIDRRRINDRLARLAKELKTVSRERYRRRSRRRKKDLPVLSLVGYTNAGKSTLLNTLTQSNIVAEDKLFATLDPTSRRLRFPRDMEVVITDTVGFIRQLPAELLQAFKATLEELEEADLLVHVIDLSNPCFREQMKVVDDLLQELDLNTIPCLKLFNKADQVENDEMLLADVAREGVVVSALQIETLTPFLEKAQGMMGKILQD; encoded by the coding sequence TTGGCTATAGCACTTGTCAGCGGGAACACTTCCGGATTGAAAACAAACCAGCTCAAACAGCTGGAGCGTCTTGGTGGAAAACGGAGCGGCAGGGACGACATAATCGGTCCCGAGATGGCACGCTCTCTCTGTCAACTGTCTTTTGAACTGAACAGACAGATCGGCCTGCTTTTGCAGCGTTCCGGAAAAGTTGAAGCTGTGGTTGTTGGTGATTTTAAAGGAATAATGATTCCTCAGCTCTCCCATATCCGCAGCCGGGGCCGTCTTAAGGGGCTGCGTCTTGTTCATACTCATCTGGCCCGGGAAGACATCAGTGATGAGGACTTGATGGATCTTCTCTTTCTCCGCCTTGATATGCTGTCTGTTATCAAGGTGGCGTCGGATGGTCTGCCCGAACGATTGTATTCAGTACATCTCCTTCCTGATTCCCGTGAAGGGAAAAACTGGGCTTTTCTGCCACCGGTTCATCCTGCCAACCAAAAAGATTCCTTTGAAGAGTTTATTCATGCACTCGAGGGAGAATTCACCAGAAAAACGTCATCAGAGGAAGTTGAAAGTGGGCAGGATCGTGCAATTTTAGTGAGTGTGAGCAACCTGTCTAAAATTCGGGCTGAAGAGTCCATGCGTGAATTGTCGGAACTTTCACGGTCCGACAATGTTGTTGTGCTGGAGCGGGTTCTGCAACAGCGACGAAAAATAAATCCCCGCTTTATTCTTGGTAAGGGAAAGCTCGCAGATATAATGATCCAGGCATTGCAGCTTAATGCCAATCTTCTTATTTTTGATCAGGAACTGAATCCCTCCCAGATCCGATCCATTACCGATTACACTGAGCTTCGGGTCATAGACAGAACTCAACTGATTCTCGATATCTTCGCTCATCGGGCATTGAGCCGTGAAGGGAAGTTGCAGGTGGAGATGGCTCAGTTGAAATATATGCTACCAAGGCTCTCTTCCCGTGACGATGCACTTTCTCGCTTGACCGGCGGGATTGGAGCCAGAGGGCCCGGTGAAACAAAACTTGAGATTGATAGGCGGCGCATTAATGATCGACTGGCAAGACTTGCCAAAGAACTCAAGACGGTGAGCAGGGAGCGCTATCGGCGCCGCTCAAGACGCAGGAAGAAGGATTTGCCGGTGCTCTCTCTGGTTGGCTATACAAATGCCGGAAAATCCACACTGCTCAATACCTTGACCCAGAGTAATATTGTGGCTGAAGATAAGCTTTTTGCAACGCTCGACCCCACCAGCCGTCGTCTACGTTTTCCGCGAGATATGGAAGTTGTTATCACTGATACCGTTGGTTTTATTCGACAGCTCCCGGCTGAACTCCTTCAGGCCTTTAAAGCAACCCTTGAGGAACTTGAGGAAGCTGATCTGCTCGTCCATGTAATTGATCTGTCCAACCCCTGCTTCCGTGAGCAGATGAAGGTGGTGGATGATTTACTACAGGAACTTGATTTGAATACCATTCCCTGTTTGAAACTTTTCAATAAAGCTGATCAGGTTGAAAACGATGAAATGTTACTGGCAGATGTGGCAAGAGAAGGAGTTGTTGTCAGTGCCCTACAGATTGAAACCCTGACGCCATTTTTAGAGAAGGCCCAGGGGATGATGGGGAAGATCCTGCAAGACTGA
- a CDS encoding pyridoxal phosphate-dependent aminotransferase: MRTDIVHIGAGELTYEIRNIVNVGNKLEKLGLTTNWENIGDPIAKGEKIPSWMKEIVADAVMQDLTYGYCPTRGVLSTREFIAAETNKRGGAQITPDDILFFNGLGDAISKIFGFLKRTARVLVPTPSYTTHSSAEAAHAGDKPLTYILDPNHHWYPDLDDLEKSIKYNPAVAGILIINPDNPTGAVYPTHILESIVELAKRYNLFIVCDEVYHNIVYNGTSTSPLSDVIGDVPAIAMRGISKEMPWPGSRCGWIEVYNGDKDPMFAKYIQSILNAKMVEVCSTTLPQVVFPKVVQHPKYQGYLQERIARYEKFSNIAHDCLKDVKGVLVNRPNGAFYMSVCFESGALTHDQTLVIDNKEVRAMVESLVSPEGTSLDKRFVYYLLGATGVCVVPLTSFATDLQGFRVTLLERDEAVFREVFETIAIAIHQYLES; encoded by the coding sequence ATGAGGACAGATATAGTCCATATTGGTGCAGGTGAACTGACCTACGAGATTCGCAATATCGTGAATGTCGGAAATAAACTGGAGAAGCTTGGCCTGACGACAAACTGGGAAAACATAGGCGACCCTATTGCAAAGGGGGAGAAAATACCTTCCTGGATGAAAGAGATTGTTGCTGACGCCGTTATGCAGGATCTGACCTATGGCTATTGCCCGACTAGGGGTGTGTTGAGTACCCGTGAATTTATTGCCGCGGAAACCAATAAACGTGGCGGAGCGCAGATTACTCCCGATGACATTCTCTTCTTCAATGGTCTGGGGGATGCTATTTCAAAAATTTTCGGGTTTCTGAAAAGAACCGCTCGGGTGCTGGTGCCAACCCCAAGTTATACTACACATTCATCCGCAGAAGCCGCCCATGCAGGTGATAAACCACTGACCTACATTCTCGATCCCAATCATCACTGGTATCCCGATCTGGATGATCTGGAAAAATCGATCAAGTACAATCCAGCAGTTGCTGGAATCCTGATCATCAATCCTGATAATCCCACTGGAGCAGTGTACCCTACTCATATTCTTGAGTCCATTGTTGAACTTGCCAAGAGATATAATCTTTTTATCGTCTGTGACGAGGTTTATCATAATATCGTTTATAATGGCACGTCCACCTCTCCTCTATCTGATGTGATTGGGGATGTCCCTGCCATTGCCATGCGTGGTATCTCTAAGGAAATGCCCTGGCCAGGTTCTCGTTGCGGTTGGATTGAAGTATATAACGGGGATAAAGACCCCATGTTTGCAAAATATATTCAGTCCATTTTGAATGCCAAAATGGTGGAGGTTTGCTCTACCACCCTGCCTCAGGTGGTCTTCCCCAAGGTGGTTCAGCATCCAAAGTATCAGGGCTATTTACAAGAGCGCATTGCCCGCTATGAAAAATTTTCAAATATTGCCCATGACTGTTTAAAGGATGTTAAAGGTGTACTGGTGAATCGTCCTAATGGTGCTTTTTATATGAGTGTCTGTTTTGAAAGCGGTGCATTGACCCATGATCAGACTCTGGTAATAGACAATAAGGAAGTTCGTGCTATGGTGGAGTCCCTAGTCAGTCCGGAGGGAACCTCCCTTGATAAACGGTTTGTCTACTACCTGCTGGGTGCAACGGGCGTTTGTGTTGTCCCTCTTACCTCTTTCGCCACCGACCTTCAGGGGTTCCGAGTTACTTTGCTTGAACGTGATGAGGCAGTTTTTCGTGAAGTGTTTGAAACCATTGCCATCGCTATTCATCAGTATCTGGAAAGTTAA